A part of Podarcis muralis chromosome 15, rPodMur119.hap1.1, whole genome shotgun sequence genomic DNA contains:
- the HIC1 gene encoding hypermethylated in cancer 1 protein, whose translation MRVHTDLACLADSTGLPGERGAAMLDASSESAGHSRQLLLQLNAQRTKGFLCDVILVVQNALFRAHKNVLAASSAYLKALVVHDNLINLDQEMVSPGVFRAVLDFIYTGRLGDSDSGVGGEGEPSLGAVLAAASYLQIPDLVALCKKKLKRSGKYCQLRGGYSPFGKLARGLRAATPVIQSCYAPPGLPPRPSEPLSTHCGELYAAASAHPHGAGLCPPERLCSPLCGLDLSKKSPNGPSPQLPAPPPPPESRLRATMEGRENARAESPALLPNHSAFGEAAPSQLQAPFHHLLHHHRGGSPGSEPSGRAGEVAPPEFFYRWMKHEPLVGGYVEDDEDDDDEGGGDCRGGRRDKEGELDHKPESPSSQEQPPRRYPSLESGGAGEPDGEDLENDKSTSEETGCSSGGPSPAGGSLERYLGYEPESFGGDNLYVCIPCGKGFPSSEQLNAHVEAHNEEEELYRKEAAEAAAAAGQGSPFLDKPLPPSSLPQQQGPPPPPVPSGACDLLRPYRCSSCDKAYKDPATLRQHEKTHWLTRPYPCSICGKKFTQRGTMTRHMRSHLGLKPFACEACGMRFTRQYRLTEHMRIHSGEKPYECQVCGGKFAQQRNLLSHMKMHAAAAAAAAAAAAAGPDGKLKLDFPEGVLAMARLAQQQQHDKELLSHTSHFLAAAADPKAAMEGLYLGLSPDKAAEVLAQGAAAAAAAAAAAAAHLHNDHHARTIERFSPP comes from the exons ATGCGCGTCCACACGGACCTCGCCTGCCTGGCTGACTCGACGGGGCTCCCGG GAGAGCGCGGCGCGGCGATGCTGGACGCCTCGTCGGAGTCGGCGGGCCACTcccggcagctgctgctgcagctcaaCGCGCAGCGCACCAAGGGCTTCCTGTGCGACGTGATCCTGGTGGTGCAGAACGCGCTCTTCCGCGCGCACAAGAACGTGCTGGCGGCCAGCAGCGCCTACCTCAAGGCCCTGGTGGTCCACGACAACCTCATCAACCTGGACCAGGAGATGGTCAGCCCGGGCGTCTTCCGCGCCGTCCTCGACTTCATCTACACCGGCCGCCTGGGCGACTCTGACAGCGGCGTCGGCGGAGAGGGAGAGCCCAGCCTGGGCGCCGTGCTGGCCGCCGCGAGCTACCTGCAGATCCCAGACTTGGTGGCCTTGTGCAAGAAGAAGCTCAAGCGCTCGGGCAAGTACTGCCAGCTCCGCGGCGGCTACTCGCCCTTCGGCAAGCTGGCGCGCGGCCTGCGCGCAGCCACGCCCGTCATCCAGAGCTGCTACGCGCCCCCGGGGCTGCCGCCGCGCCCCTCCGAGCCGCTCAGCACCCACTGCGGGGAGCTGTACGCCGCAGCCTCCGCGCACCCTCACGGGGCCGGTCTGTGCCCCCCGGAGCGCCtctgctccccactctgcggccTCGACCTCTCCAAAAAGAGCCCCAACGGGCCCTCGCCGCAGCTgcccgccccgccgccgccgccggagagCCGCCTGCGCGCCACCATGGAGGGTCGCGAGAACGCCAGGGCCGAGAGCCCCGCCTTGCTGCCCAACCACTCGGCCTTCGGGGAGGCGGCCCCTTCGCAGCTGCAGGCGCCCTTCCACCACCTcctgcaccaccaccgcggaggcAGCCCCGGGTCGGAGCCGTCGGGGCGCGCCGGCGAGGTGGCGCCGCCGGAGTTCTTCTACCGCTGGATGAAGCACGAGCCGCTGGTGGGCGGCTACGTGGAGGACGacgaggacgacgacgacgagggCGGGGGCGATTGCCGGGGAGGGCGGCGGGACAAGGAGGGCGAGCTGGACCACAAGCCAGAGTCGCCCTCCTCGCAGGAGCAGCCGCCGCGGCGCTACCCGAGCTTGGAGAGCGGCGGTGCAGGCGAGCCCGACGGGGAGGACCTGGAGAACGACAAGAGCACTAGCGAGGAGACGGGCTGCAGCAGCGGAGGGCCTTCCCCGGCCGGCGGCAGCCTGGAGCGCTACCTGGGCTACGAGCCGGAGAGCTTCGGCGGCGACAACCTGTACGTGTGCATCCCCTGCGGGAAGGGCTTCCCGTCATCGGAGCAGCTGAACGCGCACGTCGAGGCGCACAACGAGGAAGAGGAGCTGTACCGCAAGGAGGCCGCCgaggcggccgccgccgccgggcaaGGTTCTCCTTTTCTGGACAAACCTCTTCCGCCGTCGTCGCTGCCGCAGCAGCAGGGGCCTCCGCCACCGCCGGTGCCGTCGGGGGCGTGCGACCTGCTGCGCCCTTACCGCTGCTCGTCGTGCGACAAGGCCTACAAGGACCCGGCCACGCTGCGGCAGCACGAGAAGACGCACTGGCTGACGCGGCCCTACCCCTGCTCCATCTGCGGCAAGAAGTTCACGCAGCGCGGCACCATGACCCGCCACATGCGGAGCCACCTGGGCCTCAAGCCCTTCGCGTGCGAGGCGTGCGGGATGCGCTTCACGCGCCAGTACCGCCTGACGGAGCACATGCGCATCCACTCCGGAGAGAAGCCCTACGAGTGCCAGGTGTGCGGCGGCAAGTTCGCCCAGCAGAGGAACTTGCTGAGCCACATGAAGATgcacgcggcggcggcggcggcggcggcagcggcggcggcggcgggccccGACGGCAAGCTCAAGCTGGACTTCCCCGAGGGCGTGCTGGCCATGGCGCGcctggcgcagcagcagcagcacgacAAGGAGCTGCTCAGCCACACCTCGCACTTCCTGGCCGCCGCCGCCGACCCCAAGGCCGCCATGGAGGGCCTCTACCTCGGGCTCAGCCCCGACAAGGCGGCCGAGGTGCTCGCCcagggagccgccgccgccgcagctgccgccgccgccgccgccgcccacctgcACAACGACCACCACGCCCGGACCATAGAGCGCTTTTCACCCCCCTGA